The genome window CCCAATCTCATTTACTTTTGCGTCGTATCCTGCGCGCCCGGTCAAGCGTTGTCGAGTCGTTGTTTCTAATGAATGGCGACGGGGGTCGTGGCTCGTCCTTGCGGGGGAGGCGTCGCAGCGCGGCTGCGGTGAGGATGCCGCCACTGTCCGCCGTTGCGGCGTGCAGCCTTTCCGAACCCACGCAGAGGACGGCAGCGACCCATGCCCGAAGAGAGCCAGATGAAGCAGGCCATGCAGGCCTATATCGACCACTTCAATGCCGCCGACCCGGATGCCGTTGCGGCGCTCTACACCGAGGACGCCACGGTGGAGGATCCGGTGGGCAGCGAGCCCAAGCGCGGGCGCGAGGCGATTCTGGAGTTCTACCGCATGGCGGTGCAGACGGGGGCGAAGCTCTCCCTGGCCGCGCCCATCCGCGCCTCGCATGCTGATGCCGCGGCCATGGCCTTCGACGTCAATCTGCAGATGCCGGAAGGCCGCAGCCTGATCCGCGTCATCGACGTCATGCGTTTCGACGACGCTGGCCGCTTCCGCAGCATGGAGGCCTACTGGGGGCCTTCCGATGTGACGCCCGCCGCCGAATAGGCGGCGGGCACCGCGCCGGGCCGGCATAAGCGGTCCGGCGCCCTCAGGCCTCGAAGACGTGGGCGAGCGTCGGCTTTTCCTGCAGCCCCTGGTCCATTTCGACCACGCGCCGCTTCTGCTGCTCGGCGGGTACCTTGTCGATGTCGGTGTAGAACTGCTCGTACCACTCGCGCAGCTGATAGATCGGGCCGTCGCCTTCGCAGAGCAGCGGATTGTCGATGCGCACCTTGTTGTGCCAGATCTCCACGTCCTCCGAGAAGGCCTTGCAGGTGAGGTCGACGTACTGCTTGATCATGTCGTTGCTCTGCTCTTCGCTCATGCCCGGAATCTTCTTGACCATGACGCCGAAGCGCAGCTCGAAGCGGTTCTGGTCGATGGGCACGTGCGAGTTAAGCAGGATCGACTCGAT of Algiphilus aromaticivorans DG1253 contains these proteins:
- a CDS encoding nuclear transport factor 2 family protein encodes the protein MPEESQMKQAMQAYIDHFNAADPDAVAALYTEDATVEDPVGSEPKRGREAILEFYRMAVQTGAKLSLAAPIRASHADAAAMAFDVNLQMPEGRSLIRVIDVMRFDDAGRFRSMEAYWGPSDVTPAAE